In Cryptococcus neoformans var. neoformans JEC21 chromosome 5 sequence, one genomic interval encodes:
- a CDS encoding proline dehydrogenase, putative, translated as MSAIRPIMRPFRMTTPFRQSSSFRQLRITWAPSFGAGSSRCLTIGLSPSSGSGSSFRRRLLYPLAILPVGLLLLPVLSADSEPDAIPVPTSLSTSTTSELLRTWFIYAIISMPGVVDYSPAVLNFFINSSLRGPTEWFVRHTFFGQFVAGETVEGCMPTLKAFRERNVGAMLNYSAEVDESQLTETAPSKEERNRKEREKKFETIITALEAAGEYERSLPVDQRGVTGFALKITGLIDPNILERASYTLLRLRPLAKSNSPTAPNTHLFVPYPGTPETLDRQVVARTPELKLGDGKELLALKGKWDDMGVLEKDPGLQEGDLEELRQLWYKLQKIGHKAKENDIILYVDAEYTWYQPALDAYTLLLSQEFNRPPTSKEEIWTGPLIYGTYQTYLCRQPTHLIHAIQHAEVNGYALGVKLVRGAYFEQERKKWSDEGRVGAAPIWPNKSATDVAYNGSISTIMTTLASQLKSPHPELALSVAFGTHNPESCDLVCENLLRNGLAKEVGEAKMLRLREDVRGKVRIAQLLGMKDDLTDRMARKFVNDGKPVALKYMAYGKLSEVMPYLGRRAIENKSLMSGDHGAAAEMRRVAAELKRRFFGGSV; from the exons ATGTCCGCAATCCGACCGATCATGAGACCTTTTCGAATGACAACTCCTTTTCGACAATCTTCTAGCTTCCGCCAGCTAAGGATTACCTGGGCTCCTTCCTTTGGCGCTGGAAGCAGCCGTTGCCTCACTATCGgcctttctccttcctctggTTCTGGGTCCAGCTTTCGCCGCCGACTCCTTTATCCCCTTGCTATCCTCCCTGTTGGCTTGCTCTTACTCCCTGTCCTCTCTGCCGACTCTGAGCCAGATGCCATTCCTGTGCCCACTTCTCTCTCCACTTCTACGACCTCCGAGCTTCTCCGGACTTGGTTCATCTACGCCATCATCTCTATGCCTGGCGTTGTTGACTACTCTCCTGCCGTTCTTAACTTCTTTATCAACTCTTCTTTACGCGGCCCCACTGAATGGTTCGTCCGACACACCTTTTTTGGCCAATTCGTCGCTGGTGAGACCGTAGAGGGATGTATGCCTACTTTGAAGGCTTTCAGGGAGAGGAACGTTGGTGCCATGTTAAACTACTCTGCCGAAGTAGACGAGTCGCAGTTGACCGAGACTGCTCCTTccaaggaggaaaggaacaggaaggagagagaaaagaagttTGAGACTATCATCACTGCTTTGGAGGCTGCTGGAGAATATGAAAGAAGCTTGCCCGTTGACCAGAGAGGTGTTACTGGTTTCGCTCTAAAGATC ACTGGCCTTATTGACCCCAACATCCTTGAAAGAGCTTCGTACACCCTTCTCCGATTACGTCCTCTTGCCAAGTCCAATTCTCCCACAGCCCCCAACACTCATCTTTTCGTCCCCTACCCTGGTACTCCCGAAACCCTGGACCGGCAAGTCGTTGCCCGCACTCCCGAGCTTAAGCTAGGTGATGGCAAGGAGCTCCTTGCTTTGAAGGGCAAGTGGGATGACATGGGTGTTTTGGAAAAGGATCCTGGATTGCAAGAGGGTGACCTTGAGGAGCTTAGACAGTTGTGGTACAAGTTGCAGAAGATTGGTCACAAGGCTAAGGAGAACGA CATCATTCTCTATGTTGATGCCGAGTACACTTGGTACCAGCCAGCTTTGGACGCATacacccttcttctttctcaagAGTTCAATCGACCTCCCACTTCCAAAGAGGAGATCTGGACTGGTCCTCTGATTTA CGGTACTTATCAGACCTACCTCTGCCGTCAACCCACACACCTTATTCACGCCATACAACACGCCGAAGTCAACGGCTACGCCCTCGGTGTCAAGCTCGTCCGTGGTGCCTACTTTGAGCAAGAACGCAAGAAGTGGTCCGACGAGGGCCGTGTCGGTGCCGCTCCCATCTGGCCCAACAAATCTGCTACTGACGTCGCTTACAATGGCTCTATCTCCACCATCATGACCACTCTCGCCTCCCAACTTAAGTCTCCCCACCCCGAGCTCGCTTTGAGCGTTGCGTTCGGTACCCACAACCCTGAGTCTTGTGATCTCGTCTGCGAGAACTTGCTCAGGAACGGCCTTGCCAAGGAAGTAGGGGAAGCGAAGatgttgaggttgagagaGGACGTGCGGGGTAAGGTTAGGATTGCACAGTTGCTGGGTATGAAGGACGACCTCACAGATCGTATGGCCAGAAAGTTCGTCAATGATGGCAAGCCCGTTGCTCTCAAATACATGGCATACGGCAAGCTTTCAGAGGTTATGCCTTACCTTGGTAGGCGGGCGATTGAGAACAAGAGTTTGATGAGCGGTGATCACGgtgcagcagcagaaatGAGGCGAGTGGCGGCCGAGTTAAAGAGAAGATTTTTTGGTGGCTCAGTATAA
- a CDS encoding expressed protein produces MSDSRDHLQEFTIKAANPAQAEQHARAGFVMWGRKQSWEEYWEVYEKERKEAAWGKDALVTWVLVRNDDPEGDIYAGCETYRRKGWVKHQGASDIEEGYVYGIASVVTPKHHLRQGFATRLLSLLHRHIAPANTLPPIPDSWGKDQPVIPVAEEVSSRLPKAIGSVLWSDIGSKFYSRCSMGAERPGWLVEDSQNTELIWKIFHPAAGSTEGFNFLFEDDLEEIGQILSEAMQERLRKTDTSRRAYFVQDPSTPGVLSFAPVKGSWMEKTPSPLPVGIRIKSPSGKPSDDAIVLFAVTCPPIGERFLITHISNLDSHQLPFVLQAFDMLATDAGQEEGWVWDLSLSSNLVHAWQQLPDREVRVGRRQEMYGHLLGVAWYGPEEEKGTLLESQMWSWC; encoded by the exons ATGTCCGATTCTCGCGATCACCTCCAAGAATTTACTATCAAAGCTGCCAATCCGGCCCAGGCCGAGCAGCATGCGCGGGCTGGATTCGTCATGTGGGGCAGGAAGCAGTCGTGGGAA GAGTATTGGGAGGTTtacgagaaggagagaaaggaagctGCGTGGGGGAAAGATGCGTTGGTGACATG GGTGCTGGTTCGAAACGATGATCCCGAGGGGGACATCTATGCTGGATGTGAGAC GTACCGGCGCAAGGGTTGGGTGAAGCACCAAGGTGCCAGTGACATTGAGGAAGGATACGTGTATGGTATTGCTTCAGTGGTGACGCCAAAGCATCACCTCC GCCAAGGTTTCGCAACTCGTCTCCTCAGCTTGCTCCACCGCCATATCGCGCCTGCCAATACACTTCCACCCATCCCTGACTCTTGGGGCAAAGATCAACCCGTGATTCCAGTGGCTGAAGAAGTGTCTTCCCGTCTTCCAAAAGCTATCGGGTCTGTGCTATGGTCCGACATCGGCTCCAAGTTTTACTCCCGTTGTTCTATGGGTGCTGAACGACCTGGCTGGCTCGTTGAAGATTCTCAAAATACTGAATTGATATGGAAGATTTTCCATCCTGCGGCAGGCTCTACAGAAGGCTTCAACTTTctttttgaagatgatttgGAAGAGATCGGTCAAATTCTCTCCGAGGCCATGCaggaaaggttgaggaagaccGATACCTCCCGTAGGGCGTATTTTGTTCAAGATCCATCAACGCCAGGTGTTCTTTCTTTCGCACCTGTCAAAGGCTCTTGGATGGAAAAGACCCCCTCTCCGTTGCCTGTCGGCATCCGCATCAAATCACCTTCCGGCAAACCGTCAGACGACGCCATTGTTCTTTTTGCCGTTACCTGTCCTCCAATCGGCGAACGTTTTCTCATCACACATATTTCCAACCTCGATTCTCACCAGCTGCCTTTTGTGCTTCAGGCGTTTGACATGCTTGCTACCGATGCGGGccaggaagaaggctgggTCTGGGATCTCAGTTTGTCAAGTAATTTAGTGCATGCTTGGCAGCAGTTGCCTGATAGGGAAGTAAGGGTCGGACGAAGGCAGGAGATGTACGGACATTTGTTGGGTGTGGCGTGGTACGGGcctgaggaggaaaagggcacTTTGCTTGAAAGTCAGATGTGGAGCTGGTGCTAG
- a CDS encoding mRNA polyadenylation-related protein, putative — MSNERGRGRGGNRGGRGGMEGGSARRGAWRNGPPAGSFPHSRGGSPALGQSPTPRMSINDHMHDLKIVHGEHKGFQTDTDISRTAGPVERELQPWVPDGPSPPPLSNGESGNADFETFGTTNNITWDQFETNERLFGAKTDFKEELYTTKLNKSGPDFHKREKEAERLAKQIMGQTSKNAHIAEERGQATDTRDEEEKYSGVSRAPNAYVPPSARRAMGQSSATLRPDPTSESKTNGSTPVPAKTASPAALETAPPVPERRISDDPVGSKPEAPAMKVTGTTVRPITENIEVTVNGASVTAETKPELSGVVNEWRQFVGTEREKVEAKKQSVLKSEKEKQLADFKKFQANFKVPLPLPKDILPILSKDEAKQKDIEAKATSALQAAKERKSSIAKDSPAKSPATLNSVKSDAPKPAPPKKIVMKIPEIPPFNPAKRKAPAVPVPESATQDIKLITSPAPSNGSLASQATKLNPTASTFVFKPRADAAPFKPGQPSVSPSIAPNQPSAGPSNASASATAPKGNAFFRDKLPEKTHINAREDFNPWKHGPVPRPNTVGTGWPYPGRKVGVPPPFMSPAAPPQMQMQFEDDPTSPSPHPAQPAMMPGMPPNYPPYGRFQPGMPPPYGVPGGMQNPMFSPGPHFSPHPGQPMGQPPQHMMPGGPQPNMPMYFQNGMPQNPAFLPPQMQQFPHNPQRPGPGPGPGPGGPQMFYPNQMPPMPHQTPLQQHTIPFSGPSPAQPQFQHQHQHQHQGQHPHQQAPPPPPVQMSPAHSTPNGPGGVVQGGPQQNGQTQG, encoded by the exons ATGTCTAACGAGCgcggacgaggacgaggcgGAAACCGCGGTGGGCGAGGAGGTATGGAAGGAGGTTCTGCCAG ACGAGGTGCTTGGCGCAACGGACCCCCTGCAGGCAGTTTCCCTCACTCTCGCGGAGGTTCCCCTGCCTTGGGTCAAAGCCCGACTCCTAGAATGAGCATTAACGACCACATGCATGATCTCAAGATTGTCCACGGTGAGCATAAAGGCTTCCAAACGGATACCGACATCTCCCGGACCGCCGGCCCTGTCGAGCGCGAACTTCAACCTTGGGTCCCTGATGGTCCTTCACCTCCGCCTCTGTCTAACGGTGAGAGCGGGAACGCAGACTTTGAGACATTTGGTACAACCAACAACATCACATGGGATCAGTTTGAGACTAATGAGAGGTTGTTTGGTGCCAAGACGGATTTCAAGGAGGAGCTGTATACCACCAAGTTGAACAAGTCCGGACCCGATTTCCATAAacgggagaaggaagcagaaAGGTTGGCCAAACAGATCATGGGG CAAACGAGTAAGAATGCGCATATTGCAGAGGAGCGAGGTCAGGCGACCGATACTcgagacgaagaggaaaagtaCTCTGGCGTCAGTCGCGCTCCAAACGCATATGTCCCTCCCAGTGCTCGACGTGCTATGGGCCAAAGTTCTGCCACTCTTCGACCTGATCCTACTTCCGAGTCCAAGACCAATGGCAGCACCCCAGTTCCTGCCAAAACAGCTTCCCCCGCTGCTCTTGAAACCGCCCCTCCAGTTCCCGAGCGAAGGATCAGTGATGACCCTGTTGGGAGCAAGCCCGAAGCTCCGGCAATGAAGGTTACTGGTACGACTGTCAGGCCCATCACTGAAAACATCGAGGTAACGGTCAACGGTGCAAGTGTAACGGCCGAGACAAAGCCCGAATTGAGCGGTGTAGTCAACGAGTGGAGGCAATTTGTTGGGACAGAGCGAGAAAAGGTCGAGGCGAAGAAGCAATCGGTCCTGAAGtctgaaaaggaaaagcagCTTGCGGACTTTAAAAAATTCCAGGCTAACTTCAAAGTGCCCCTCCCTTTGCCCAAAGATATTTTACCTATCCTCTCAAAGGACGAGGCAAAGCAGAAAGATATCGAGGCGAAAGCTACGAGTGCCCTTCAAGCAGCAAAGGAACGCAAGTCATCCATCGCGAAAGACTCACCTGCCAAATCCCCTGCTACCTTAAACTCCGTGAAGTCCGATGCACCCAAACCCGCTCCGCCGAAGAAGATTGTGATGAAGATTCCAGAGATCCCACCGTTCAACCCCGCCAAGCGGAAGGCTCCCGCGGTACCCGTACCAGAGTCTGCCACACAGGATATAAAACTCATCACTTCCCCTGCACCTTCCAACGGCAGTCTTGCATCCCAAGCCACCAAGCTCAACCCTACCGCGAGCACATTCGTATTTAAACCTAGGGCTGATGCTGCCCCCTTCAAGCCTGGTCAACCTTCCGTTAGCCCTTCTATCGCCCCTAATCAACCCTCTGCAGGACCCTCGAATGCGAGTGCTAGCGCCACAGCCCCGAAAGGAAATGCCTTCTTCCGAGACAAGCTTCCCGAAAAAACACATATCAATGCGAGAGAGGATTTCAATCCGTGGAAGCATGGACCTGTGCCGCGTCCCAACACTGTTGGGACCGGATGGCCTTACCCTGGTAGAAAGGTTGGCGTTCCTCCACCCTTTATGAGCCCCGCAGCTCCGCCGCAGATGCAGATGCAGTTTGAAGATGACCCGACTTCACCCTCCCCTCACCCGGCTCAACCTGCCATGATGCCTGGGATGCCCCCCAACTACCCTCCCTATGGTCGTTTCCAA CCCGGGATGCCTCCACCATACGGCGTCCCAGGGGGTATGCAGAACCCCATGTTCTCCCCAGGCCCGCATTTCTCTCCTCACCCAGGTCAACCGATGGGTCAACCTCCTCAGCATATGATGCCCGGCGGACCTCAACCCAATATGCCAATGTACTTCCAGAACGGCATGCCTC AAAACCCtgctttcctccctcctcagATGCAACAGTTCCCTCATAACCCTCAACGTCCTGGTCCTGGGCCAGGCCCAGGACCCGGTGGTCCGCAAATGTTCTACCCCAATCAAATGCCTCCTATGCCGCATCAGACTCCCT TACAACAACACACTATCCCTTTTTCTGGTCCTTCTCCCGCTCAACCGCAGTTccagcaccagcaccagcaccagcatCAAGGCCAACACCCGCACCAGCAAGCTCCTCCGCCGCCACCTGTACAAATGTCACCAGCCCATTCTACGCCCAATGGACCAGGTGGTGTGGTACAAGGAGGTCCTCAGCAGAATGGACAGACTCAAGGATAA
- a CDS encoding expressed protein: MSSSKQLKQSELVLPLDSLLPVHDHIIHHLSFIAPLKTLTLSKYYYRHTIPILYRTVPISSKSLYGLLWGVHKDARARTLKAFSNTRVIQLTNLDSILTYHHLSMTDPKLSVTPEEYNNLLSNVRRIEFMWEAAVSPFYTLYNQTYPDQPAYAATIQRLVPSPCEELVVHLKNTDGWLGVDLCFKQEISEMLKHHSPSTATIILHLDLLATSSYYSLLEACARCWNEKKRLRVIINMSNVDYFSPSSSPGSDFCRLLYAVIAKFSHHHLDKALDSSVQKPLEDVLEIYIPRAESVQEYLKVCDLESHRESEIAGVVKILELEQDVLEEYVS, from the coding sequence ATGTCTTCGTCCAAACAGCTCAAGCAATCGGAGCTGGTTCTTCCCCTCgactctctcctcccagTGCACGACCACATCATTCACCATCTCTCATTCATCGCACCCCTCAAAACTCTCACTCTCTCAAAGTACTATTACCGGCATACCATACCCATTCTCTATCGTACTGTTCCAATCAGCTCCAAGTCACTCTATGGACTCCTATGGGGCGTCCACAAAGATGCAAGGGCTCGCACGCTAAAAGCCTTTTCGAACACCCGCGTTATCCAACTCACCAATCTGGATAGCATTCTGACCTATCACCACCTATCCATGACCGATCCCAAACTTTCAGTGACTCCTGAAGAGTACAATAACCTGCTCTCCAACGTTAGGCGCATCGAATTCATGTGGGAAGCTGCCGTCTCTCCGTTTTACACGCTCTACAATCAGACGTATCCTGATCAGCCTGCATACGCAGCCACTATCCAAAGGCTTGTTCCTAGCCCATGCGAAGAGCTTGTGGTCCACCTCAAGAATACTGATGGCTGGTTAGGTGTAGACCTATGCTTCAAACAAGAGATTTCAGAGATGCTAAAGCACCATTCCCCGAGCACTGCGACGATCATCCTTCACCTAGATCTACTAGCCACGTCTTCATATTACTCATTGCTCGAAGCATGTGCACGTTGCTGGAATGAGAAAAAGCGACTACGGGTTATTATCAACATGAGTAATGTCGATTATTTTTCCCCCAGTTCATCGCCAGGCAGCGATTTTTGCCGCTTGTTATATGCTGTCATTGCCAAGTtcagccatcatcatctcgacAAGGCGCTGGACAGCTCAGTTCAGAAGCCTTTGGAGGACGTTTTGGAAATATATATTCCTAGGGCCGAGAGCGTCCAGGAATACCTCAAGGTTTGTGACCTGGAATCTCACCGGGAAAGTGAGATTGCAGGAGTTGTTAAGATTCTGGAATTGGAACAGGATGTCCTGGAAGAGTATGTCTCTTAA
- a CDS encoding integral to membrane protein, putative: protein MSARSPRSPKMPLTQAPVPLSPVTLSPKRGKLTSFTSSPASPTAITRRPSPDNNASVRLQMFSSSVDDWLTAKLPPGLIYFISQNVGLVFVAISELFFVLMGLTVKYFLSATQISTTTLIFVRMGITAICCVLSLWLIKRDPNPLLGPPGIRGILILRGFFGFMGLLSSYQSLRGLTLSDSVTIQFLAPSVTALLGFLFLHETLSQREILAGFFCLVGVVLVSRPPFIFGGEGKREDITLPGEGGGTRLDLPLPPGEGDQEGNDTTERAIAVTWAFVAVFFASMAYTTIRWIGNKAHALHSITYFSYTCTITCGLWLLFKPGHIVWVSSLHELLFIVTIGIFGFAAQTFLTLGLQREKAGRAGLAIYLQVVFSLLFEFVLWGTIPSFLSALGTVIILASAIWATISSTPNRPLAKPTDPEAVPFSRTPSPIPPPVAGLGRRSRHSSFRAGEHYNYDSIPTSDAEEEGEGDTRKREKGPSRKGSIFSSKKDSALGLSIGGDSNLGIPQSRLGPSLGKRRESQLSISSASGNKGVREPKNGVIGGSRRNSRFRAKSDTE from the exons ATGTCTGCACGGTCGCCCCGCTCGCCCAAAATGCCTCTGACCCAGGCTCCTGTCCCATTATCCCCAGTCACTCTCTCCCcaaaaagagggaaatTGACCTCATTCACATCAAGTCCAGCTTCGCCAACTGCTATTACTCGTCGGCCATCACCTGATAATAATGCTTCTGTTCGATTGCAAATGTTCTCAAGCTCTGTCGATGACTGGCTAACAGCAAAACTCCCCCCTGGACTTATCTACTTCATCTCCCAAAATGTCGGCCTCGTCTTCGTAGCCATCTCGGAATtattcttcgtcctcatGGGTCTCACTGTCAAGTACTTTCTCTCCGCTACCCAAATATCCACCACAACTTTGATCTTTGTCCGAATGGGCATCACAGCCATCTGCTGCGTCCTATCCCTCTGGCTTATCAAGCGCGACCCTAACCCTCTCCTCGGCCCACCGGGCATACGCGGTATCCTCATCCTGCGCGGTTTCTTCGGCTTCATGGGTCTTCTGTCAAGCTATCAAAGCCTCAGAGGCCTTACCCTTTCCGATTCTGTCACAATCCAATTCCTCGCACCTAGCGTCACCGCCCTCTTAGGTTTCTTGTTCCTGCACGAGACACTCTCACAACGTGAAATACTGGCAGGCTTCTTCTGTCTGGTCGGCGTCGTGCTCGTAAGCCGTCCGCCATTCATCTTTGgcggggaagggaaaagagaagatatCACTTTaccaggagaaggtggagggaCGAGGTTGGACTTGCCCCTGCCCCCTGGGGAAGGGGATCAAGAGGGAAATGATACGACCGAAAGAGCAATAGCAGTGACATGGGCTTTTGTTGCTGTTTTCTTTGCGTCCATGGCTT ATACAACAATCAGGTGGATCGGAAACAAAGCGCACGCGCTTCATTCCATCACCTACTTTTCTTACACATGTACTATCACCTGCGGTCT ATGGCTTCTATTTAAGCCCGGTCATATCGTATGGGTCTCTTCCCTTCACGAGCTTCTATTCATCGTCACCATCGGT ATATTCGGGTTCGCAGCCCAAACATTCCTAACCCTCGGCCTCCAACGCGAGAAAGCCGGTCGAGCAGGTCTCGCCATATATCTCCAAgtcgtcttctcccttttATTCGAGTTTGTGCTTTGGGGGACAataccttctttcctctcaGCTTTGGGGACGGTGATTATCTTAGCGTCTGCTATTTGGGCTACT atatcctccacccccaACCGACCCTTAGCTAAACCTACCGATCCAGAAGCCGTTCCCTTCTCCCGCAcaccttctcccatccCACCTCCTGTAGCTGGTCTTGGCCGTCGATCTCGTCATTCTAGTTTCAGAGCTGGGGAACATTATAATTACGACTCTATTCCCACATCTGAcgcagaagaggaaggggaaggagacacaaggaagagagagaaaggacCCAGTAGGAAAGGTAGCATTTTCTCCTCAAAAAAAGACTCCGCCCTGGGTCTCTCGATTGGAGGAGACTCAAACTTGGGTATCCCCCAATCAAGATTGGGGCCAAGtttgggaaagagaagggagagtcAGCTTTCAATTTCGAGTGCCAGCGGTAATAAAGGAGTACGTGAGCCCAAGAATGGTGTAATAGGGGGCAGTAGGCGGAATTCCAGGTTTAGAGCCAAATCAGATACCGAGTGA
- a CDS encoding NTL02AT1906 50S ribosomal protein L22, putative, with protein sequence MARPFRSLFSVAGTSLPGPSRPLPLRRAPLGQVRTAFNLSGFGRYLPTLPTWKSDSAEDQSASVIDEPSSSSPPGETTSDSLFAPSPSAFPGDTQPKLSKKMKKRGLPNNTWTEHRYASAAHKISHRKLGLLSHQIAGLPVDEAIVQMQFSEKRASKWVKSTLALARDHAVDKSLKRDKLVVAEAWVTKGRKEARIDIKGRGKYGIKHHPSARIHLVIREGLTPSEKEEKQFKRDLGRVKSAGAVREDTPLRRKVVSGWTW encoded by the exons ATGGCGAGGCCCTTTAGATCCCTTTTCTCTG TCGCCGGCACGTCATTACCCGGCCCATCAcgccctcttcccctccgcAGAGCCCCTCTCGGCCAGGTGCGAAC AGCATTCAACCTCTCCGGATTCGGCCGCTACCTCCCCACCCTCCCCACGTGGAAATCCGACTCCGCCGAAGACCAATCTGCCTCCGTTATCGATGaaccctcctcctcctccccgcCCGGCGAGACCACCTCTGACTCTCTCTTCGCCCCCTCGCCTTCCGCTTTTCCCGGCGACACCCAGCCCAAACTCTCcaagaaaatgaagaaacgCGGCCTCCCCAACAATACCTGGACCGAACACCGCTACGCCTCCGCCGCGCACAAAATCTCCCACCGCAAACTCGGCTTACTCTCCCACCAGATCGCAGGTCTGCCGGTAGATGAGGCGATTGTGCAGATGCAGTTCTcggagaagagggcgagTAAGTGGGTGAAGAGTACATTGGCGCTCGCGAGGGATCATGCGGTGGATAAGAGTTTGAAGAGGGATAAACTTGTCGTTG CCGAAGCATGGGTCACCAAAGGCCGCAAAGAAGCCCGTATCGATATCAAAGGCCGCGGTAAATACGGTATCAAACACCACCCTTCTGCGCGTATCCACCTCGTCATCCGCGAAGGTCTTACCCCGtctgaaaaggaggaaaagcaGTTCAAGAGGGATTTGGGGAGAGTGAAGAGCGCAGGCGCCGTTAGGGAGGATACACCGTTGAGGCGGAAGGTCGTTAGCGGGTGGACTTGGTAG
- a CDS encoding triose phosphate/3-phosphoglycerate/phosphate translocator, putative yields MSQNKDIEASIPLSAMPRASDVEHDLTHGEHVEVNISDDGPPPNQQKKIVIPAIIIIPIWMACSISVILYNKYVFSGLNFEYPTFLTTWHLIFSTIATRVLQRTTTLVDGAKDIEMTRQQWMRTILPIGALFSGSLILSNYAYLTLSVSFIQMLKAFNPVAILLISFAFKIQEPSGRLIVIVLLISCGCFLAAYGEVQFELFGFLCQCAALAFEASRLVMIQILLHGMKMDPLVSLHYYAPVCAVINACIIPFTDGMAPIWNLHKVGILVLFTNAGIAFALNVAAVFLISVGSGLILTLAGVLKDILLISGSVLAFGSPITGMQVFGYSISLSGLILFKTTGGK; encoded by the exons ATGAGCCAGAATAAGGATATCGAAGCATCCATACCACTCAGC GCGATGCCACGCGCGTCTGATGTTGAGCATGATCTTACACACGGCGAACATGTCGAGGTCAA CATTTCTGACGACGGACCGCCACCCAACCAAcaaaagaagattgtcATCCCTGCCATTATCA TCATCCCCATCTGGATGGCCTGCTCAATCAGTGTCATTTTATATAACA aATATGTCTTTTCTGGATTAAATTTCGAATACCCCACTTTCCTTACTACGTGgcatctcatcttctct ACAATCGCGACAAGGGTTTTGCAACGTACTACCACATTGGTTGATGGTGCCAAGGACATTGAGATGACC CGCCAACAATGGATGCGAACCATCCTCCCCATCGGTGCCCTCTTTTCCGGCTCGCTCATCCTGTCCAACTATGCCTACCTCACTCTGAGCGTCTCTTTTATCCAGATGCTCAAGGCTTTTAACCCTGTGGCTATCCTCTTGATTTCTTTTGCGTTCAAGATCCAGGAGCCGAGTGGGAGGCTGATTGTCATTGTTTTG CTTATTTCTTGCGGCTGTTTCCTCG CCGCCTATGGTGAAGTTCAGTTTGAGCTCTTTGGCTTCCTCTGCCAATGCGCTGCTCTCGCCTTCGAAGCTTCCCGTCTCGTCATGATCCAGATTCTTCTCCACGGTATGAAGATGGACCCGCTCGTTTCGCTGCATTACTACGCCCCTGTGTGTGCCGTGATTAACGCTTGTATTATCCCCTTTACGGACGGGATGGCACCGATTTGGAATCTGCACAAGGTCGGGATTTTGGTGTTGTTTACCAATGCGGGGATTGCTTTTGCTTTGAAC GTGGCAGCAGTAttcctcatctccgtcGGCTCAGgtctcatcctcactctTGCCGGTGTATTGAAAgatatcctcctcatctcaGGCTCGGTGCTGGCATTCGGATCGCCCATCACGGGAATGCAGGTGTTTGGGTATTCTATCAGTTTGAGCGGGTTGATCTTGTTCAAGACTACTGGGGGCAAGTAA
- a CDS encoding triose-phosphate isomerase, putative translates to MARKFFVGGNFKMNGSLESVEKIVRSINDANLDGTNEVVIAPPALYLLKVQSELNAPTQVSAQNAFTESSGAFTGEIAPQQLKDANVHWVILGHSERRSLFGDTDKLVADKTKAAINAGLSVIACIGESLEERESDKTMTVVERQLEAIAAAIDVDAWKRIVIAYEPVWAIGTGKVATVSQAQEVHAAIRSWLSRRASPEIADSTRIIYGGSVNGKNCGKLSAAKDIDGFLVGGASLKPEFIDICKSGKKA, encoded by the exons ATGGCTCGAAAGTTCTTTGTCGG CGGTAACTTTAAGATGAACGGCTCTCTCGAGTCTGTCGAGAAGATTGTCCGATCCATCAACGACGCCAACCTCGACGGCACCAACGAAGTCGTCATCGCCCCCCCTGCCTTGTACCTCCTCAAAGTCCAGTCCGAGCTCAACGCGCCCACCCAAGTCTCTGCCCAGAACGCATTCACCGAGTCGTCTGGTGCCTTTACCGGTGAGATTGCGCCCCAGCAGTTGAAGGATGCGAATGTGCACTGGGTGATTTTGGGGCATTCCGAGAGGAGGAGTTTGTTTGGGGATACGGACAAGTTGGTCGCTGACAAG ACCAAGGCCGCCATCAACGCCGGCCTCTCCGTCATTGCCTGCATCGGCGAATCCCTCGAAGAACGCGAATCCGACAAGACCATGACCGTCGTTGAGCGTCAGCTTGAGGCTATCGCTGCTGCTATTGACGTTGATGCTTGGAAACGGATCGTCATTGCTT ACGAACCCGTCTGGGCTATTGGCACCGGCAAAGTCGCCACCGTCTCCCAAGCGCAAGAAGTCCACGCTGCCATCCGCTCCTGGCTCTCTCGCCGCGCTTCCCCCGAGATTGCCGACTCGACCCGTATCATTTACGGCGGTTCCGTCAATGGCAAGAACTGTGGCAAGTTGAGTGCGGCAAAGGATATTGATGGGTTCCTTGTCGGCGGAGCCAGTTTGAAACCCGAGTTTATCGATATCTGCAAGTCTGGCAAGAAGGCGTAA